The following are encoded together in the Scomber scombrus chromosome 7, fScoSco1.1, whole genome shotgun sequence genome:
- the LOC133984000 gene encoding zinc finger protein 239-like, translating into MTSAQRLRELINERLTAAAEEIFRDFQTTISEYEEEINRQRRLLDIVWKPEIKLHRIELPQQHVYEEEEVLTDQQLCDQERNSSLDQEEPEPPQIKDEPEEPDEDQTLDLSPDATQIDKSTTLKIHNNTLTGKQCFECDTCGKSFVVKANLFRHLKVHTGEKPYTCDTCGKKFSKLDKLKVHKRVHTGEKPYPCNTCEKRFSNLDNLKVHMRTHTGEKPYPCNTCEKRFSKKDSLTVHMRTHTGEKPYNCKTCGEKFRHTQHLKIHMRTHTGDKPYPCNTCEKKFSTQDSLKVHMRTHTGEKPYNCKTCGKKFRHNQHLSKHMKTHTGEKPYPCDTCGKRFSQINAVKKHMRTHT; encoded by the exons ATGACTTCAGCTCAGCGTTTGAGAGAGTTAATCAACGAGCgactaactgctgctgctgaagaaataTTCCGAGattttcaaacaactatctCAGAGTACGAAGAAGAGATCAACCGTCAGCGCAGACTGCTGGATATCGTTTGGAAACCTGAAATAAAGTTACACAGAATAG AGCTCCCACAGCAACATGtctatgaggaggaggaggttctcactgaccagcagctctgtgaccaGGAGAGGAACTCAAGTCTGGAccaagaggaaccagagcctccacagattAAAGACGAACCagaggaaccaga TGAAGATCAGACTCTGGACTTGAGTCCTGATGCAACTCAGATTGACAAGTCTACCACTTTAAAGATTCACAATAATACTTTGACAGGGAAACAGTGTTTTGaatgtgacacttgtgggaaaTCATTTGTGGTCAAGGCCAATTTGTTCAGACATCTCAAAGTccatacaggtgagaagccatatacatgtgacacttgtgggaaaAAATTCTCTAAGCTGGACAAATTAAAAGTTCACAAGAGAGTccatacaggtgagaagccTTATCCATGTAACACTTGTGAAAAAAGATTCTCTAATCTAGACAACTTAAAAgtgcacatgagaacacacacag gtgagaagccgtaccCATGTAACACTTGTGAAAAAAGATTCTCTAAGAAGGACAGCTTAACAgtgcacatgagaacacacacaggtgagaagccataCAATTGCAAAACTTGTGGGGAGAAGTTCAGACATACTCAGCACTTGAAGAttcacatgagaacacacacaggtgataaGCCGTATccatgtaacacttgtgagaaaAAATTCTCTACGCAGGACAGCTTAAAAgtgcacatgagaacacacacaggtgagaaaccGTACAATTGCAAAACTTGTGGGAAAAAGTTCAGACATAATCAGCACTTGagtaaacacatgaaaacacacacaggtgagaaaccGTATCCATGTGATACCTGTGGGAAAAGATTTTCTCAGATCAACgcagtaaaaaaacacatgagaacacacacatga
- the LOC133983115 gene encoding uncharacterized protein LOC133983115 — protein sequence MEVNTYLQRSKHSMHDEILESLSPFEKKLCENLIRVEVRGKRGRKVPVLFPTNIKDSVELLIQTREEVGISPTNPYIFARPFYGSQESIRGYDSLKRFAESCGAKQPGNLTSTKLRKHVATVSQLLNLQTHELDQLATFMGHDIEVHREFYRLPEETLQMAKVSRLLFALQDGMGKFKGKSLDDITPNINSEEESSNSDADVQSEESATRNQKETSEDAHRKERPATSSKTTEGFKKSSLPLYQKGKSKRPWSKTEREAIGKTFQGLPEGNEDPWKRGLPKMPK from the exons ATGGAAGTCAACACATACTTACAGAGGAGCAAACACAGCATGCATGATGAGATTTTGGAGAGCCTTTCACCGTTTGAAAAGAAACTGTGTGAGAATCTCATCAGGGTAGAGGTACGGGGGAAAAGGGGCCGCAAAGTACCTGTGCTGTTCCCGACAAACATAAAAGATTCAGTGGAACTTCTGATTCAAACAAGAGAAGAGGTTGGGATTTCCCCAACCAATCCCTACATTTTTGCCCGTCCATTTTATGGATCCCAGGAAAGCATTCGTGGATATGACAGCTTGAAACGGTTTGCTGAGAGCTGTGGAGCAAAACAGCCAGGGAATCTCACATCAACTAAACTGAGAAAGCATGTAGCCACAGTTTCACAGCTCTTAAACCTGCAAACCCATGAACTTGATCAGCTGGCAACTTTCATGGGACATGATATTGAGGTCCATAGGGAGTTTTACAGACTACCTGAAGAAACACTACAGATGGCGAAAGTCAGTAGACTCCTTTTTGCTCTGCAAGATGGAATGGGCAAATTCAAAGGGAAATCCCTGGATGATATCACACCAAACATCAACT CTGAAGAGGAGTCCAGCAACTCAGATGCAGATGTCCAATCTGAGGAGAGTGCTACCAGAAATCAAAAGG AAACTTCAGAGGATGCACACCGCAAAGAGAGGCCTGCTACATCAAGCAAGACAACTGAGGgctttaaaaaatcatcattgCCATTGTATCAAAAAG GGAAATCCAAAAGGCCCTGGTCAAAGACAGAGCGAGAAGCCATTGGAAAAACATTTCAAGGACTTCCTGAAGGAAATGAAGATCCCTGGAAAAGAGGACTGCCAAAGATGCCTAAATGA